CCAATTCCGAATCTTCAGACTCCAATTGAATGTTAAAACTGCTTTGAAGTCCAACTGCTATTTTTTGGGATTTATATCCCAAATACGAAATAACCAAAACAGTTTCACCTTGAGGAATAGAAAGCCTAAATTTTCCATCAAAGTCAGTTGTGGTTCCAATTGTAGTTCCTTCAACTAAAATTGTTACTCCAAAGAGAGGCTCATTGATTTCATTTACAATTTGGCCAGTAATTATCCTATCTTGATCTGGCACCTGATCCGGAAGGTAAGAAGGTGGATTTTCCAAAGCCATGACGTGGCTTAAAAAAGAAATTTGTAAGACCAATAATCCTATTGAGAGGATCAGCCAATTTCTTTTATTAATGATTTTTAACTTGGTTGGATTCATTTGGGGTTTATTTAGGATTTATTTTAAAATGACTATAATCAAGAGTGATTTCAATGAATAAATTATGATCAAATCTAGTGGGATCGAAATCAAAGAGCCACCAATTAGCTTACAAAATGTGATACAAATTTTGCCCTATTATGAAAAAAATTAGGAATAATGTGGATTTTGAATTTATTTTGAAATAGTAGAGGGAATTAAACAAGTAATTTACATGAAACTTCATTTTATAGACAGGAGTAATTTAGAGGCAAATTCCTTTACTATTAAGCATAATGTTTATCCCAATTTTTTAAAAATCTGGCACTATCATCCTGAATTAGAATTAGTCTTTATATTAAAGAGTACGGGGACAAGATTTATTGGAGATAGTATTGAAAAATTTAAAGAGGGAGAAGTTGTTTTAATTGGAGAAAATCTTCCGCATATGTGGTTGAATGAAAAAAAATATTTCGAAGAAAATTCCGATTTGTTTGCTGAAGCTATAGCATTTCATTTCAAAAAAGATTTTTTAGGTTCTGAAATTTTCAAAGCTCCAGAATTTAAGGATATCAATCTATTAATTGAGAACGCTAAATTTGGATTAAAATTTAAAAAAGTCAATCCCGAAATTAAAAGTAGAATGCAAAAACTTTCTCAGCTTGGTGGTTTCAAAAGGCTATTGGAATTTTTACAAATTTTAAGTGATTTATCACAACACAAAGAAATTAAATTTTTATCTAGCACCGGATTTTTGAATACCTTTAAAAAAACCGGCAATGAAACTTTGGACAATACTTATGCATATATATTCAAAAACTTCACAAATCAAATAACATTAGATGATGTTGCTACTATTGCAAAAATGAATGCATCTTCTTTTAGTCGATTTTTTAAACGAGTTAATAGGAAAAGTTTTAATGAATACTTAAATGAAATAAGAATTGGATATGCATGTAAACTATTAACAGAACACCAATACAATATTACTACAATTTGTTACGAATCTGGATTTAACAATATTTCCAACTTCAATAGACAGTTTAAAAAAATTACGGGGAAATCCCCAAGTAATTTTTTAAAAAATCATCTCATAGATACTAATTGAATTTGAATCAAAAACTAGATTTACGGAATGAATGTCACCCTGAGAGTTATTTTAAGCTTGACGTTTCTATTACCTGGGTACTGGGACTTCATGCCAACTTTTCAACACCAGTTTTTTAAACGCTTCACTCCCAATGGTCCAAAAGAACAGTTTTTAAAAAAACGATTACCCGAATGTTGTACCTTCGGATACCTAAGTTCTTATCCTCTGGATTACCTACAAAATCTCAGCGGTACATACGCTGAACTCAGTGCTACAATAGAACAGCATTCAGATTCTTCAATTTGTTAATCTCCACAAATAAAAAATTGGGATTACCACTAACCATAGGTTTAATAGCTCTAACATTCACTTTATCTTTTGCTACAAAGTAGGTGAAAGTTTTTCTACCACACAGCTTTCTCTTACGTTGTCAGGTTTGTAATTGATAGATGGCCTGAGCTTTGTTTTTTTTTGTTCTCATTTAGCTTTGGGCATTATAGCGGCTGTAGTTGACTTGCTTAGTATAATGACTGCGAGAAGCACAAGGATGTGTAAGAAAACCACAAACTGGGGTACTTTTAACGCTGCCATTTAATCGCGCACTTTTGTTTCCTCTCAATCGTTTGAACTCAAGTATAAGCTTACCAAAGGAGGATGCCACACAAATGAATGCCAAAGTCAGGGAAACGATTATCCAGCCATTAACCGGGATGAGGTTTACAAAGAAATTTTCGAGCAGCCTGAGAATTTTAAAAAGTATCAGGGGTAAAAATCATATTTGTTTTCCTCAAAGCCTCTTGCCGAAAATCCCTTCCAATTCCTCCATTACTAACCCGATTTTCCGGCAAGTGGCTGCACAATCACCTTGACCATAATGCCTGTTCCGAAGTATGAGGAAGTGGCAGGAGGCTTCTACAATCCCGTCAGCATTTTCAGCACCATACCATTTTTAATGGAATCATCCAGAAATCCGTTGTTGGCTTTTTCCATATACATGATCACGCTCAACAATTTGAGGATTTTGAAAGGGCTGATATCCGGCATTTTCCTAATGCCCTGCACGATTTCCAATCCTTCGGTCCATTCCTCCCAGGCAAAATCTATCATCAGACCAGAATACATCAAGTGTTTCTTAAGTTCCTGCCCTACAATATCAAAATCCATATAGCGCTTTCTTGCTTCCTCTGTCAGGGTAACAGGAACGGCTTTTTTCACCCTTTGGAATTCTTCTTCCATTGGGGGAATAAAAGTCCTTAAAGTTGAAAGGGCATTTTTTCCTTTTTCGGATCCAAGATAACTTTCAAAGTTCTCAATGGGGGTATGCACAGGTTTCATCACCTTCCAAGATATCCCAAAATTCCGGTTTCCTCAAAGCCTCTTGCCGAAAATACCTTTGACCGAAAAGGGATTTTACGGCAAGTGGCTGAACCGTAGGCCTGTCCATGCTGCCTGTTCCGAAGAATGAGGAAGTGGCAGGATGTCCTCCTTCAATCCATTGTAAACCAATTCTGATTGAGAGGCTTTTCTTTGCCTTTCCTTTTTTTCAAAATATTTGTTACCATAATATAGACCAAGTGTCACAATACCT
This window of the Aquiflexum balticum DSM 16537 genome carries:
- a CDS encoding AraC family transcriptional regulator, with the protein product MKLHFIDRSNLEANSFTIKHNVYPNFLKIWHYHPELELVFILKSTGTRFIGDSIEKFKEGEVVLIGENLPHMWLNEKKYFEENSDLFAEAIAFHFKKDFLGSEIFKAPEFKDINLLIENAKFGLKFKKVNPEIKSRMQKLSQLGGFKRLLEFLQILSDLSQHKEIKFLSSTGFLNTFKKTGNETLDNTYAYIFKNFTNQITLDDVATIAKMNASSFSRFFKRVNRKSFNEYLNEIRIGYACKLLTEHQYNITTICYESGFNNISNFNRQFKKITGKSPSNFLKNHLIDTN
- a CDS encoding DUF6508 domain-containing protein; this translates as MHTPIENFESYLGSEKGKNALSTLRTFIPPMEEEFQRVKKAVPVTLTEEARKRYMDFDIVGQELKKHLMYSGLMIDFAWEEWTEGLEIVQGIRKMPDISPFKILKLLSVIMYMEKANNGFLDDSIKNGMVLKMLTGL